From the genome of Campylobacter magnus, one region includes:
- the yajC gene encoding preprotein translocase subunit YajC: protein MQGDLLSSLLPLVVLVLIFWFLVIRPQQMQAKKHKEMLNALTKGDKIITNGGLVAEVVNAEGDFIKVKLNDDVIVRLDRAFVAKKYEDTAAEVKK from the coding sequence ATGCAAGGCGATCTACTTTCATCTTTACTACCTTTGGTGGTTCTCGTTTTGATTTTTTGGTTTTTGGTCATTAGACCACAGCAAATGCAAGCCAAAAAGCATAAAGAAATGCTAAATGCGCTAACAAAAGGCGATAAAATCATCACAAACGGCGGACTTGTCGCAGAGGTGGTAAATGCCGAGGGCGATTTTATCAAAGTTAAGCTTAATGATGATGTAATTGTGCGACTTGATCGTGCTTTTGTAGCTAAAAAATACGAAGATACAGCAGCAGAAGTAAAAAAATGA
- the lnt gene encoding apolipoprotein N-acyltransferase, producing MKVDRLALSSFKKNLSSYFSLKIIKSSFLTAILLSIFIYFSIFENIFLSILGLLAFVFGAFRLVFVRENAAFIWLLTGFFVGVFWFYWIAFSLVYYNFAYLIPFEIFGIGVVYGLIFLCFYVIFSSFARRLGGIFKPVILALGFYLIQFVHPFGFNWLNWHLSLIGTPFERVFAGQNDSKNPPFKIELISSRIPQNELWQSSRKKEHFVNNLALIDKAIKNGARLIVLPESAFATNLNQNLELIETLKEKSQKIAILAGAEAYENGTFYNSAYFFDVGKMRRIDKHILVPFGEEIPLPEFLKKPINALFFGGASDFGKAGDFSYIEVEGVRFKVAICYEGTRPQLYANKPDFVLLLSNDAWFVPSTQSTLQNLLLRYYALKNGSVIFHSANFNDKKVIR from the coding sequence ATGAAAGTAGATCGCCTTGCATTGTCGTCCTTTAAAAAAAATTTAAGCTCGTATTTTAGCTTAAAAATCATAAAATCTAGCTTTTTAACTGCTATTTTATTAAGTATTTTTATTTATTTTAGTATTTTTGAAAATATTTTTCTTAGCATTTTGGGGCTTTTAGCATTTGTTTTTGGGGCTTTTAGACTAGTTTTTGTGCGAGAAAATGCTGCTTTTATTTGGCTCTTAACTGGCTTTTTTGTAGGAGTTTTTTGGTTTTATTGGATAGCTTTTAGCCTTGTTTATTATAATTTTGCTTATCTTATACCTTTTGAAATTTTTGGTATAGGCGTGGTTTATGGTCTCATTTTTCTTTGTTTTTATGTGATTTTTAGCTCTTTTGCTAGGCGTTTGGGGGGCATTTTTAAGCCTGTTATTTTAGCACTTGGCTTTTATCTTATCCAGTTTGTTCACCCTTTTGGCTTTAACTGGCTTAATTGGCATTTAAGCTTGATTGGCACGCCTTTTGAGCGAGTTTTTGCTGGGCAAAATGATAGCAAAAATCCACCTTTTAAAATAGAGCTGATTTCATCTAGAATTCCCCAAAACGAGCTGTGGCAAAGCTCACGCAAAAAAGAGCATTTTGTTAATAATCTAGCTTTGATTGATAAGGCTATAAAAAATGGTGCTAGGCTTATAGTCCTGCCAGAATCAGCCTTTGCGACTAATCTTAATCAAAACTTAGAGCTTATAGAGACTTTAAAGGAAAAATCACAAAAAATTGCTATTTTAGCAGGTGCAGAGGCGTATGAAAATGGCACTTTTTATAATAGTGCGTATTTTTTTGATGTTGGAAAGATGAGGCGCATTGATAAGCATATTTTGGTGCCTTTTGGTGAAGAAATTCCTTTGCCAGAGTTTCTTAAAAAGCCTATAAATGCGCTGTTTTTTGGTGGTGCTAGTGATTTTGGCAAAGCTGGTGATTTTAGCTATATAGAAGTAGAGGGCGTGAGATTTAAAGTAGCTATTTGCTACGAGGGCACAAGGCCCCAGCTTTATGCGAATAAGCCTGATTTTGTGCTACTACTTAGCAATGATGCGTGGTTTGTCCCAAGCACACAAAGCACGCTTCAAAACCTGCTTTTGCGCTACTACGCTTTAAAAAACGGCTCAGTGATTTTTCATAGTGCGAATTTTAATGATAAGAAAGTTATAAGATAG